Genomic segment of Chelatococcus sp. YT9:
CGGTAGAGGATCGCGACCATGGCCGAGGTATCGATGATCATTTCGGCAGGCCGTTCTCGTCATAGAGGAGTTCGGCGTGATCGGCATAGGGCCGCTTCACATGGGCGGCGGCGCGGTCGGCAATCGCCAGCAGCTCCTGCACGCTAGCCTTGCCTTTGCCGCGCTCGATCCTGGCATAGCGCTCGCGCAGGGCCTGCGTGACGATGTGGGTCATGCTTTCCCCGGTGACGCGGGCGATGGCCTGCGCCAGGCGATGCGCCTCGGGATCCTTGATGTTCAGGCCCATAGAGTTCAAATCCACAAAGGTAGAACATTGTCTATCATTCTACCCGACGCTTGCCGGCACGGCAATGTGAGAAGTGGTCGGCGACAGGATCGGCGTCGTTCCGATCGCAGGCGCGAGCCCGATTATGCTCATTGCTGGACGAGGTAACGCAAGCCGTCGTTGACCGCGCAATCGTCGGGAGCTGTGCTTTGTGATCTGGCGAAGCCGCTCCGTTTTCTCTATGAAGGGCCCGAGGCGTCACGCGCGTTTCGGGGCGTAGAAACCCCAAGCAAAGCGGTTGGTGTCGGCCGAGACGACACCAGATCCTCTGGCCATTTGGCCGGGGGCCTGTGACGTATGTCCAGGTGCCTCGGTGCTAAAGGTCATGGGACCGACTTTGCTCGGTTTTCTACCCCCCGGCTTGGGGTCATGGGATGACTGTCAGCGGGGGCGGACCGCAGACACCAGGCGCAGTATGGAATCATGGGTGGAACCGGAGACGGTCGGGCGGAGGGACAGATGCAAACGGTCGTGAGGCCAATCGTCGGCCTGACGAGCTGCCTTCCGAAATCTGTCTTGGAGCCGATCGTGGTCGAGGCGATCCTCAAGCATCGCTTTCTGCTGGATCTCGCAGAAGTCCGGCAGGCGGAAGCCCGTCGATGTGATGAGAGCGTGGGATCCGTTGGTCCAGCTGGCGCGGCTTATATCAGGGCAATGATCGACGTCCATGGCCAACAGACCATATTGTCGACCTTGATCGATGTGCTCGGTTATGTGCCGGCGGTTCCCGCCGACTGAGTGCCGGTCAGATCAGCTTGAGTTTCGCGGCGATCGCCGTGGCCTGTGCGAGGCTGGCGGCGTTGAGCGTTTCTCTGGCATTGTTGAGATGAAAATTAACAGTCGCGAAGGATAGGTTTTCAAGCACGGCGATGTCTTTCATCGACTTGCCCTCGGCTGACCATTTCAGGCAGAGCGCCTGCCGGGCCGTGAGTTCAATGCGATGCTGCGCTGTCGGCCGAGCGTTCCTGGCTTCAAGGGATGCATGGAGAAAGGCCACGGCCGTGACGGCGGCAATCTCGTCGATGTCTTTGTCGAGCGAAAGTGACGGCTTGACCGAAGCGAGGGTCAGCATCGACATATGTCGACCGGGCGTCTGTACCGGAATGCTGATGCCAGACCTGATCCCAAAATCGGCGGCTTCGGAATAAAAACGCTTCAGTTTCCGGGTCTTGCACTCATGAAGAGCGGGAGCGGACCATGTGAAGGGGCGCATCGTCGCGCAGGCGGTTTGAAGGACCGGGTCAACGTATCGGAATCCCTCCGCGAAATAGCGATCCTGCCACTCCTGAGCGTAGTTCGAGATGGCTTGTATCCGAAGAGGTTCAACGTAGAGGAAGGCGTAGCCATCAAATCCCAGATCCTGCACCAGCGTCGGAAGAGCGCTCTTGAGCATACCACCCGTGGAGGTAACGGAGGCGACATCGATCAGCCTCTGGAACCACGTATTCAATGAGTCAATCTCCTGATGAAAGCCGGAGGCCTTCAATCCTTCCTATTTGAAGGTGAAATTCGGTTTTGTTTGCACTGTGTGCATAACAATATTGCAGCTGATCGCTGTCACATAATCCGAACGCAGTGACAAAATGATCGTCCTAGTCGGCCTGCACAAGCCTATACGGGGGTATAGATTGACTTATTGACGTTGCTCACGTTCGGCCCTCGTTCATAACTCGACCCTGTTCCCCTTGTGACCGGATCTGGACCGGGCTGTAGGTTTGTGCGGGGTGAGGCAACGTAGGCTCGTGCGCGGTCGGTGCTCGCTATGGTCGATCCTCGATCCTTCAATGATACGACCTGCCGTGCCAAGCTCCGGAATAGGCGCTCGTTGAGACGGGGTCGCCGGGGGTCTGGGCCGCGTCGCGCAAAAGCCCAACCGCTTGCCTACTTTCATCAAATGGCTGACCGACAATGGCTCAGGCTATGTCGCAGACGACACCCGCCGCTTCGTCGCGATATCGGCCTCGAATCGCTAACGGCGTCGGTCAAGAGCCCGCAGGCCAACGGAATGATCGAGGCCTTCGTGCGTACGATGAAGCGCGACCACACCCGTGTAGAGCCCGACGCTATCAACCGACACATTCGTGCGTGATGCAGCCCCCTAATTGACCGGACACGTCCTCCCACTTCGCGAAGAGGTAGGAGTAATGTCGTGTCTATGACTGGTTCGATGTCGAAGAGTGAGGTCCTGTCGGGCCCTGAACGCCGGCGGCGGTGGGCGCCGGCTGAGAAGCTGGCGATTGTCGCGGAGACCTATGAGCCCGGCATGAGCGTGAGCCTGGTGGCGCGGCGGCATGGTATCGCGCCCAATCAGCTATTCTCCTGGCGCCGGCTGGCGAACCAGGGAGCGCTGACCGCGACCCGGGCCGAGGAAGAGGTGGTTCCGGCGTCGGAATATCGGCAGCTGCAGAACCAGGTTCGCGAGTTGCACCGGCTTCTGGGTAAGAAGCCGCTCGAAGTCGAGATCCTGAGGGAGGCGCTCGACGTCACCGCAGGCCCAAAAAGACATCTGCTGCGGTCGCTATCCTGGCCGAAGGACGGTTCGCGATGACGGCCGTGTGCGAGGTGCTCGGTGTTGCGCGGTCGAACATTGCCGCGCGGGTCAAAGCTCCCATCGACAAGCCCCCTCGGGGGCGGCCAGCGCAGCCCGACGCCGATATGATAGCTGCGATCCGGGACATCATCGCCGACAGGCCAAGCTACGGCTATCGGCGGGTCTGGGCGCTGCTTCGACGTGCGGCGCTGAAGCACGGCCGACAGGCGCCCAATCACAAACGGGTCTATCGGGTGATGAAGGCCCATGGCCTTTTGCTTCAGCGGCATGCCAGTGCCCACGAGGGTCGCCGGCATGATGGCCGCATCGCGGTCGACCGCTCCAATCTGCGCTGGTGTTCGGATGGCTTCGAACTCGGCTGCGACAACGGCGAGAAGGTCCGCGTTGCCTTCGCGCTCGACTGCTGTGACCGCGAGGCGATCAGCTTCGTGGCCACCACCGAGGGCATCAAGGGGGAAGATGTGCGCGACCTGATGACGGTTGCGGTCGAGACCCGTTTCGGCCAGGTCAACCACCTACCCGACGTTATCGAATGGCTGACCGACAACGGTTCGGGCTATATCGCGAAAGAGACCCGGCGCTTCGCTCGGGAAATCGGCCTCGAACCGCTGACGACACCCGTCCAAAGCCCCCAATCCAACGCAAGCGCCGCGCCGGGACCCTATGGATTTGGGGTTGATGTTTTCCGGAAGCGCCACGGCATGAGGTCTTCGACGCCGCTTTGCGGGTGACCGTTGATGATGGCGTCGAGGGTTTCGGCGAGATAGGCGACGGGATTGACGTCGTTGAGCCTGCATGTGGCGACGAGGGATGAGAGCAGCGCCCAGTTTTCCGCCCCGACCTCGTGGCCCGCGAACAGGGCGTTTTTCCGGGTCAGGCAGATTGGGCGGATAGCGTTTTCGACCGGGTTGGTGTCGAGCTCGAGGCGGCCATCGTCGAGGAAGCGGGTGAGCCCCTCCCAATGGGCGAGCC
This window contains:
- a CDS encoding transcriptional repressor TraM; the encoded protein is MQTVVRPIVGLTSCLPKSVLEPIVVEAILKHRFLLDLAEVRQAEARRCDESVGSVGPAGAAYIRAMIDVHGQQTILSTLIDVLGYVPAVPAD
- a CDS encoding type II toxin-antitoxin system VapB family antitoxin, with the protein product MGLNIKDPEAHRLAQAIARVTGESMTHIVTQALRERYARIERGKGKASVQELLAIADRAAAHVKRPYADHAELLYDENGLPK
- a CDS encoding autoinducer binding domain-containing protein, translated to MKASGFHQEIDSLNTWFQRLIDVASVTSTGGMLKSALPTLVQDLGFDGYAFLYVEPLRIQAISNYAQEWQDRYFAEGFRYVDPVLQTACATMRPFTWSAPALHECKTRKLKRFYSEAADFGIRSGISIPVQTPGRHMSMLTLASVKPSLSLDKDIDEIAAVTAVAFLHASLEARNARPTAQHRIELTARQALCLKWSAEGKSMKDIAVLENLSFATVNFHLNNARETLNAASLAQATAIAAKLKLI